From the Panulirus ornatus isolate Po-2019 chromosome 46, ASM3632096v1, whole genome shotgun sequence genome, one window contains:
- the LOC139763186 gene encoding uncharacterized protein: MLVLARCLLVVGVLVAASVAVPVPRASTFLSPDITEQVQPVGPQQISVEVPGGPVSVEAVGAAGPQPISLETGGPGGQQQSIEVVLPGGGVGGEAAPPSSYPGAPVQQPQPHAG, encoded by the coding sequence CTGGTCTTAGCCCGTTGCCTGCTCGTGGTGGGAGTGTTGGTAGCTGCCTCCGTGGCCGTCCCCGTGCCCCGCGCCAGCACTTTCCTCTCCCCCGACATCACGGAGCAGGTCCAACCAGTTGGACCTCAGCAGATCAGCGTAGAGGTTCCCGGAGGACCAGTGAGTGTGGAGGCTGTCGGAGCGGCAGGACCCCAGCCTATCAGCTTGGAGACTGGCGGCCCCGGAGGTCAGCAACAGAGCATAGAAGTTGTGTTGCCTGGTGGTGGCGTTGGCGGTGAGGCCGCCCCTCCATCCTCATACCCAGGAGCTCCCGTGCAGCAGCCCCAGCCCCATGCTGGCTAA